The Synechocystis sp. PCC 7509 genome includes a window with the following:
- the trxA gene encoding thioredoxin, whose translation MATKQQFNNFEELIAQSDLPVLVDFYADWCGPCQMMAPILEQVNNQLKDRLRVVKINTDKYPQLASTHHIHALPTLVVFKQGQSVERIEGVIQADALIKRLQPLI comes from the coding sequence ATGGCTACTAAACAGCAGTTCAACAACTTTGAAGAATTAATTGCTCAATCGGACTTACCAGTATTGGTTGACTTTTACGCTGATTGGTGCGGCCCGTGTCAAATGATGGCTCCGATTTTAGAGCAGGTAAACAACCAACTCAAAGATCGGTTGCGGGTAGTAAAAATTAATACTGACAAATATCCTCAACTAGCAAGTACGCACCATATTCATGCTTTGCCAACTTTGGTAGTTTTCAAGCAAGGTCAATCTGTAGAACGTATTGAAGGCGTAATCCAAGCCGATGCTTTAATTAAGCGCTTACAGCCTTTGATCTAG
- the fabG gene encoding 3-oxoacyl-[acyl-carrier-protein] reductase: protein MEALPEQLQKLKSQVALVTGASRGIGRAIALSLATEGASVVVNYANSSAAAQEVVKEIVAGGGNAIALQADVSKADQVDSLLKAVMDKWQRIDILVNNAGITRDTLLLRMKLEDWQAVIDLNLTGVFLCTRAASKVMLKQRSGRIINIASVSGQMGNPGQANYSAAKAGVIGFTKTVAKELAVRGITSNAVAPGFITTDMTSGVQAEEVLKYIPLGRYGQPEEIAGMVRFLAADPAAAYITGQVFNVDGGMVMA from the coding sequence ATGGAAGCACTACCAGAACAATTACAAAAGCTAAAATCGCAAGTAGCGTTAGTTACAGGAGCATCGCGGGGAATCGGACGGGCGATCGCCCTTAGTTTAGCAACAGAGGGCGCTAGTGTAGTTGTAAATTATGCAAATTCTAGTGCGGCGGCGCAAGAAGTAGTAAAGGAAATTGTGGCGGGTGGGGGAAATGCGATCGCTCTGCAAGCTGATGTTTCTAAAGCTGACCAAGTAGACAGTTTACTTAAAGCAGTAATGGATAAATGGCAACGCATCGATATTTTAGTTAATAATGCCGGAATTACCCGCGATACGCTGTTATTACGCATGAAGCTGGAAGATTGGCAGGCGGTAATTGACCTGAATTTAACCGGAGTATTTTTGTGTACTCGCGCCGCTAGTAAAGTTATGCTCAAGCAACGTTCTGGACGAATTATTAATATTGCTTCGGTTTCCGGGCAAATGGGCAACCCCGGACAAGCCAACTACAGCGCCGCCAAGGCTGGGGTAATTGGTTTTACCAAAACTGTAGCCAAAGAACTTGCAGTACGCGGCATCACCTCTAACGCTGTCGCTCCGGGCTTTATTACTACAGACATGACAAGCGGCGTACAAGCGGAGGAAGTTTTAAAATATATTCCTTTGGGGCGCTACGGTCAACCCGAAGAAATTGCGGGAATGGTGCGCTTTTTAGCTGCTGACCCGGCGGCGGCTTATATTACCGGGCAAGTATTTAACGTTGATGGCGGGATGGTGATGGCTTAA
- a CDS encoding MraY family glycosyltransferase: protein MNLYGLLQSLGIANPGGTGWLVVVFTFVVAWVTTYRFIPAVRSFALRVGWADEPNARRLNHEPLPNAGGLAIYAGVVAALILATFLRPIVLENVLAEVLTILLGGSMLVLVGFIDDQYGLPPYIRLLAQILASMLLIANGIHIQVTLGTPIDPLLSTLITLLWVVGITNAVNLMDGMDGLAGGISFITAMSLLAVSAQFESRAAATFLLAALGGAALGFLRHNFHPSHIIMGDAGAYFFGYVLAAASILGNLKVNTVFAIVPTALFLLLPVLDTTQVFVRRLMAGKNPLSTPGKDHLHHRLLALGLSQRHTALTLWVVTLASNLVAMRFQGMNIAVIFTTAIAIILLLSFTVWQRIRAVLEKA, encoded by the coding sequence ATGAACCTGTACGGATTGCTTCAATCCCTTGGCATTGCCAACCCTGGCGGTACAGGGTGGCTGGTGGTAGTATTCACTTTTGTAGTAGCTTGGGTGACAACTTACCGTTTTATTCCAGCCGTGCGCTCTTTTGCCTTGCGTGTAGGTTGGGCAGACGAGCCAAACGCCCGAAGACTCAACCACGAACCGTTGCCGAATGCTGGTGGATTGGCTATCTATGCGGGAGTAGTGGCGGCGCTGATTCTTGCTACATTTTTGCGCCCCATTGTCCTAGAAAATGTGCTGGCGGAAGTCTTAACAATTCTGCTAGGTGGTTCAATGTTGGTGCTAGTAGGTTTTATTGATGACCAATATGGTTTACCCCCCTACATTCGCCTACTCGCTCAGATTTTGGCATCGATGTTGTTAATTGCTAATGGCATACATATTCAAGTTACTTTAGGTACGCCCATCGACCCCCTATTATCAACATTAATTACTTTGTTGTGGGTGGTGGGAATTACTAACGCCGTCAATTTAATGGATGGAATGGATGGTTTAGCCGGAGGAATCAGTTTTATTACCGCTATGAGCCTTTTGGCAGTCTCCGCTCAGTTTGAAAGTCGTGCTGCGGCTACCTTTCTCTTGGCGGCGCTCGGCGGTGCTGCTTTGGGGTTTTTACGTCACAATTTCCACCCTTCTCATATAATTATGGGCGATGCGGGAGCTTACTTTTTTGGCTACGTGCTGGCAGCCGCTAGTATTTTGGGTAACTTGAAAGTAAATACTGTATTTGCGATCGTTCCTACCGCCTTATTTTTGCTTTTGCCTGTATTAGATACAACTCAAGTATTTGTGCGGCGGTTAATGGCGGGTAAAAATCCTCTTAGCACTCCTGGCAAAGATCATTTACATCATCGCTTGCTGGCGCTGGGATTATCTCAACGCCATACTGCCCTCACTCTTTGGGTTGTGACTTTGGCTTCTAACCTAGTGGCAATGAGATTTCAAGGGATGAATATAGCTGTCATATTTACAACGGCGATCGCCATTATCCTACTTTTAAGCTTTACCGTTTGGCAGAGAATCCGGGCGGTGTTAGAAAAAGCTTAA
- a CDS encoding methylated-DNA--[protein]-cysteine S-methyltransferase, with translation MTSFVETSDYQLIAKAIAFISENYSQQPDLATVAAHVNLSEYHFQRLFTKWAGISPKRFLQYLTVEYAKAKIAETKSLLNLTGDVGLSSPGRLHDLFVKLEAMSPGEFKAGGTGLQIIYGVHQSPFGECLIAMTTRGICNLRFLDDTCKDAENLLRLEWSKAEIVEDRQATQEMCDRIFAPITTKQPLVLFVKGTNFQIQVWRALLKVPFGGLATYQSLANAIGRPTSARAVGNALGNNPVGYLIPCHRVIRETGELGGFRWGLERKKALLGWEAGQTQKQIQLN, from the coding sequence ATGACTTCCTTTGTAGAAACTAGCGATTATCAACTTATTGCTAAAGCGATCGCATTTATAAGTGAAAATTATTCACAGCAGCCAGATTTAGCAACGGTTGCAGCCCACGTAAACTTAAGCGAGTATCATTTTCAAAGGCTATTTACAAAATGGGCGGGTATTAGTCCCAAACGTTTCTTGCAATACCTAACCGTAGAATATGCAAAAGCAAAAATTGCTGAAACAAAAAGCTTATTAAATCTTACTGGCGATGTGGGTTTATCAAGTCCGGGGCGCTTGCACGATTTGTTTGTAAAGCTAGAAGCTATGTCCCCCGGTGAATTTAAAGCAGGCGGTACAGGGTTACAGATTATCTACGGAGTGCATCAAAGCCCTTTTGGTGAATGTTTAATTGCAATGACTACTCGTGGTATTTGTAATCTGCGTTTTTTGGATGATACTTGCAAAGATGCTGAAAATTTGCTGCGCTTAGAGTGGTCAAAGGCTGAGATTGTGGAGGATAGACAAGCAACTCAAGAAATGTGCGATCGCATTTTTGCCCCTATTACTACCAAACAGCCTTTAGTTTTGTTTGTCAAAGGCACTAATTTTCAAATTCAAGTTTGGCGGGCGCTATTAAAAGTACCGTTTGGCGGACTTGCAACTTACCAAAGTTTAGCAAATGCGATCGGTCGTCCCACTTCAGCTAGAGCCGTTGGTAATGCTTTGGGTAATAATCCCGTTGGCTACTTAATTCCCTGTCATCGCGTAATTCGAGAAACTGGCGAATTGGGCGGGTTTCGTTGGGGATTGGAGCGGAAAAAAGCGCTATTAGGTTGGGAAGCTGGGCAAACTCAGAAGCAAATACAACTCAACTAA
- a CDS encoding serine hydrolase: MTFFRKEQQLETLGDRILAETWAEFPILARNSIALTWIIYDAPVPVNTGGALSPLAFWGHEVRGFSYRGVEQIYPASVIKLFYLVAICEWLEKGMSQTSKELERAIKDMIVDSSNDATSLVVDILSGTTSGPELPPGPFETWKMQRNIVNRYFQSLGWEELQTININQKTWGDGPYGRERIFVGELMDNRNMLTTNATARLLHSIVGGVAVSAMQSQAMMGLLKRSLTELSNDEENQITGFLGGGLPNNAQLWSKAGWTSKVRHDAAYIEIPGKQPYLLVVFIEGAASQNKAILPYISAKIAEYSDKVVG; this comes from the coding sequence ATGACATTTTTCCGCAAAGAGCAGCAACTTGAAACTTTAGGCGATCGCATTCTAGCCGAAACTTGGGCAGAATTTCCGATTCTTGCTCGCAACTCTATTGCTTTAACTTGGATTATTTACGATGCTCCCGTACCTGTCAATACGGGCGGTGCGCTTAGTCCTCTAGCCTTTTGGGGTCATGAGGTGCGCGGTTTTAGCTACCGGGGTGTAGAGCAGATTTACCCTGCTAGTGTGATCAAATTATTTTACCTGGTGGCAATTTGTGAATGGCTCGAAAAAGGCATGAGCCAGACTTCTAAAGAGTTGGAACGCGCCATTAAAGACATGATCGTTGATTCTAGCAACGATGCAACTAGCTTAGTTGTAGACATTCTGAGCGGTACTACAAGTGGGCCGGAATTGCCCCCAGGGCCTTTTGAAACTTGGAAAATGCAGCGCAATATTGTTAACCGTTATTTTCAATCTTTGGGATGGGAGGAGTTGCAAACAATTAATATCAATCAAAAAACTTGGGGTGATGGCCCTTACGGACGCGAAAGGATTTTTGTAGGGGAATTGATGGACAACCGCAATATGCTAACTACCAATGCTACAGCACGGCTATTGCATAGTATTGTCGGCGGGGTGGCGGTGTCGGCTATGCAAAGTCAAGCAATGATGGGATTACTCAAGCGTAGTCTTACAGAATTAAGTAATGATGAGGAGAATCAAATTACAGGCTTTTTAGGCGGTGGTTTGCCAAATAATGCCCAACTTTGGTCAAAGGCAGGTTGGACTAGCAAAGTTCGTCATGATGCGGCTTATATTGAGATTCCGGGGAAGCAACCTTATTTATTAGTCGTGTTTATTGAAGGCGCGGCTAGTCAAAATAAAGCAATATTGCCGTATATCTCCGCAAAAATCGCTGAATATAGCGATAAGGTGGTTGGGTAA
- a CDS encoding C40 family peptidase, whose protein sequence is MVSLQEFLTNEYICQRNLNIYDTPKGEGLVTQAAAGRHLQVVSILEDTAIEVYLCEDNYPGWLLAQDLDNLQVASNKYRAIALSSSEIKSRLPQVIDFTIQAMQQPNYYLWGGTVAPNYDCSGLMQAAFKSVGVWLPRDAYQQEAFTQKISFEDLLPGDLVFFGANEKATHVGLCLGDGCYIHSSGQKQGRNGIGIDRLSEHGDEVGKSYYKQLRGFGRVMRSYERN, encoded by the coding sequence ATGGTATCCCTTCAGGAATTTCTGACAAATGAATATATCTGTCAGAGGAACTTAAATATTTACGACACTCCAAAAGGTGAGGGTTTGGTCACTCAAGCTGCCGCCGGAAGACATTTACAAGTTGTCTCTATCCTTGAAGATACAGCGATAGAGGTGTATTTGTGCGAGGACAATTACCCAGGATGGTTATTAGCGCAGGATTTGGACAACTTACAAGTAGCAAGTAACAAGTATAGAGCGATCGCACTTTCAAGCTCCGAAATTAAATCCCGTCTTCCCCAAGTAATTGATTTTACAATTCAAGCCATGCAACAGCCCAATTATTACCTCTGGGGAGGAACTGTAGCACCTAATTATGACTGTTCGGGATTAATGCAAGCGGCGTTTAAATCTGTAGGCGTTTGGCTACCTAGAGATGCTTATCAACAAGAAGCTTTTACCCAAAAAATTAGCTTTGAAGATTTGCTACCAGGAGACTTAGTATTTTTTGGTGCTAATGAAAAAGCAACTCATGTAGGATTATGTTTAGGCGATGGCTGCTATATTCATAGTTCTGGGCAAAAGCAGGGACGTAATGGCATTGGCATTGACAGGCTTTCGGAACACGGAGATGAGGTTGGTAAGTCGTATTACAAGCAACTGCGCGGTTTTGGCAGAGTGATGAGGAGTTACGAAAGGAATTGA
- a CDS encoding glycosyltransferase family 2 protein yields the protein MRALIEEGIGRRLLERDESLAVSVIVPVYNEVESLPHLIAEIAKSLTESGLSYEIICVDDGSKDGSAQLLKLEAQKRPDLKAVLLRRNYGQTAAMAAGFYYARSHSIVTLDGDLQNDPADIPLLLAKLAEGYDLVSGWRQKRQDAALTRLLPSKLANLLIGKVTGVKLHDYGCSLKAYRAEVVADMNLYGELHRFLPALAYIEGANITEIPVRHHARRFGQSKYGLGRTFRVVMDLLTIYFMKTFLTRPMHVFGLFGLLSTALGTVLGLYLTFLKLGLGQSIGNRPLLILAVLLVVGGVQLFSFGLLAELLMRTYHESQGRPIYRVREVVGKNVN from the coding sequence ATGAGAGCATTAATTGAGGAAGGTATTGGGCGCAGACTTTTGGAAAGAGACGAAAGTCTAGCAGTTTCGGTAATTGTCCCGGTTTATAATGAGGTAGAAAGTTTGCCTCATTTAATTGCAGAAATTGCTAAAAGCCTGACTGAAAGCGGATTAAGTTACGAGATTATTTGTGTTGATGATGGCTCAAAAGATGGTTCGGCGCAGTTATTAAAACTAGAAGCCCAAAAACGCCCGGATTTGAAGGCGGTACTATTGCGACGCAACTATGGACAAACTGCGGCAATGGCAGCAGGATTTTATTATGCGCGATCGCATTCTATCGTAACTTTAGATGGCGATTTGCAAAACGACCCCGCAGATATTCCCCTATTACTAGCCAAATTAGCCGAAGGATACGATTTAGTTAGTGGTTGGCGACAAAAAAGGCAAGATGCGGCTTTAACTCGCTTACTTCCTTCCAAACTTGCTAACTTACTGATTGGGAAAGTAACAGGCGTAAAGTTACACGATTACGGTTGCTCGTTAAAAGCTTATCGCGCCGAAGTGGTCGCAGATATGAATTTGTACGGCGAATTGCATCGTTTTTTACCCGCTTTGGCGTACATTGAAGGCGCAAATATTACCGAAATTCCGGTACGCCATCACGCGCGGCGTTTTGGTCAAAGTAAGTACGGCTTGGGACGCACTTTTCGGGTAGTAATGGATTTATTAACCATTTACTTCATGAAGACATTTTTAACCCGCCCTATGCACGTTTTTGGTCTATTTGGCTTGCTTTCTACTGCTTTAGGTACAGTTTTAGGGCTGTACTTAACTTTTTTAAAGCTAGGATTGGGTCAAAGTATCGGCAATCGCCCTTTATTGATTTTGGCTGTATTGCTTGTGGTGGGAGGAGTCCAGTTATTTAGTTTTGGGCTATTAGCAGAATTACTCATGCGTACCTATCATGAATCTCAAGGGCGACCTATCTATCGCGTGCGAGAGGTCGTGGGGAAAAATGTTAATTAA
- a CDS encoding MFS transporter, whose translation MNVFSDLDPSLRRNLTILFAAGLLFWSSLTALLPTLPLYVEELGASEQQIGFVMGCFAIGLLLFRSVLGRLADEHSRKIVLIIGMSVVATAPLGYLVVKSIPLLMVIRAFHGISIAAFATGYSALIADIAPPHKRGEVIGYMSLVNPIGLAIGPALGGFLQAGVGYIPLFLLSSGLGMLGLIFTSQVVNPKIVAGSPSDTKDNVFWKLLFSPRVRVPALVLLMVGLAFGTLSTFVPLFIRSVGVDLNAGLFYTAAAIASFGVRLVAGKASDRYGRGLFITISLVLYTASMLLLWVANSPSTFLMAAVIEGAGAGTLIPMIAAMMADRAMPTERGKIFGVCMVGFDVGIAIAGPVLGFIAQQVGYRHIFGFASGLTFLAIIIFLTQSSKDLPHSLRFALGKGRDIYATKM comes from the coding sequence TTGAACGTTTTTTCGGATCTCGATCCTTCACTGCGGCGAAATTTAACAATCCTGTTTGCCGCCGGACTATTATTTTGGTCTAGTTTGACTGCTTTACTGCCTACTTTACCTTTATATGTAGAAGAATTAGGCGCATCGGAGCAACAAATTGGTTTTGTCATGGGCTGTTTTGCCATTGGTTTATTGCTATTTCGTTCGGTATTGGGACGTTTAGCTGACGAACACAGCCGCAAAATTGTATTGATAATTGGTATGTCAGTAGTAGCCACCGCCCCTTTGGGTTATTTGGTAGTAAAGTCAATTCCTTTACTAATGGTCATTCGAGCATTTCACGGTATTAGTATCGCGGCTTTTGCTACGGGTTACTCGGCTTTAATTGCGGATATTGCGCCGCCCCACAAGCGTGGCGAAGTCATTGGTTATATGAGTTTGGTAAATCCCATCGGTTTAGCTATTGGCCCGGCTTTAGGGGGTTTTCTGCAAGCGGGTGTGGGTTATATTCCTTTGTTCCTTTTGTCTTCGGGATTGGGGATGTTGGGACTAATTTTTACAAGCCAAGTAGTGAACCCAAAAATAGTTGCCGGATCTCCTAGCGATACTAAAGACAATGTATTTTGGAAATTGCTTTTTAGCCCCCGCGTCCGAGTCCCTGCTTTAGTTTTGTTGATGGTAGGTTTGGCTTTTGGGACTTTAAGTACCTTTGTGCCATTATTTATTAGATCGGTGGGTGTAGACTTAAATGCTGGGCTATTTTACACTGCTGCGGCGATCGCAAGTTTTGGTGTTAGATTAGTAGCCGGAAAAGCCAGCGATCGCTATGGACGCGGTTTATTTATTACCATTAGCTTAGTTCTCTATACTGCCTCTATGCTTTTATTATGGGTGGCAAATAGTCCTAGTACCTTCTTGATGGCGGCGGTAATTGAAGGGGCGGGTGCGGGGACATTAATCCCCATGATTGCGGCGATGATGGCTGACCGAGCTATGCCCACTGAACGCGGTAAAATTTTCGGTGTCTGTATGGTAGGCTTTGATGTGGGAATTGCGATCGCAGGGCCAGTTTTAGGTTTCATCGCCCAACAAGTCGGCTATCGCCACATCTTCGGTTTTGCAAGTGGTTTGACGTTTCTCGCGATTATTATTTTCCTTACCCAATCTAGTAAAGATTTACCCCATTCTTTGCGCTTTGCTTTGGGTAAAGGTAGAGATATTTATGCTACAAAAATGTAA
- the moaC gene encoding cyclic pyranopterin monophosphate synthase MoaC: protein MQESFHKPSLTHLDAQGQAQMVDVSGKVPTIRQAVAEAKVRMLQATFQAIQAGNVAKGDVLGTARLAGIMGAKQTSALIPLCHPLPIQKIEVQITPDLQLPGYVIRATVKTKAETGVEMEALTAVSVAALTLYDMAKALEKSIVIESICLISKTGGKSGDYSYSNPI from the coding sequence ATGCAAGAATCTTTCCACAAACCTAGTTTGACTCATTTAGATGCCCAAGGACAAGCTCAAATGGTTGATGTATCTGGCAAAGTACCAACTATTCGCCAAGCAGTAGCCGAAGCTAAAGTAAGGATGCTACAAGCAACTTTTCAGGCAATTCAAGCGGGGAATGTGGCAAAAGGCGATGTATTGGGGACAGCTAGATTAGCAGGAATTATGGGCGCAAAACAAACATCGGCGTTGATTCCTTTATGTCATCCTTTACCAATTCAGAAAATAGAAGTTCAAATTACCCCCGATTTGCAATTGCCAGGTTATGTAATTAGAGCAACAGTTAAAACCAAAGCCGAAACCGGGGTAGAAATGGAAGCTTTAACGGCTGTATCAGTTGCGGCACTTACGTTGTACGACATGGCAAAAGCCTTAGAAAAATCTATAGTAATTGAATCAATTTGTTTAATTAGCAAAACTGGCGGTAAATCCGGCGACTATAGCTATAGCAATCCTATTTGA
- a CDS encoding DUF3181 family protein, whose translation MAINTTEVIEKLASEIGENVYLDIAKWHLYLSNAHLHTLLAEQLYPILSAKSLDEDRVLHILQSIPVKIGGGKKEVSLIDFMPMQCQVILMDILEKYQRNL comes from the coding sequence ATGGCTATTAACACTACAGAAGTAATAGAAAAACTCGCTTCAGAAATTGGCGAAAATGTGTACTTGGATATTGCTAAATGGCATTTATATTTATCCAATGCTCATTTACATACCCTTCTTGCCGAACAACTTTATCCAATTCTTAGCGCCAAATCTTTAGATGAAGACCGGGTTTTACACATTTTGCAATCAATCCCAGTTAAAATTGGTGGCGGCAAAAAGGAAGTATCGTTAATTGATTTTATGCCTATGCAGTGCCAAGTAATTTTGATGGACATTTTAGAAAAATATCAGCGCAACTTGTAA
- the murJ gene encoding murein biosynthesis integral membrane protein MurJ gives MSKSNPSRSLASIAGIVAAATLISKVFGLVRTQAIAAVFGVGVVADAFNYAYVIPGFLLVLLGGINGPFHSAIVSVLAKRPKSEAAPLVETVTTFVGGLLLLVTIALIFFAPGIIDLVAPGLNTTPHGLEVRGIAIGQMQIMAPMALLAGLIGIGFGTLNAANLYWLPSVSPLFSSVTVIIGLGVLAWQLGAKVTTPEYAMLGGAVLAWGTLAGAVLQWLIQVPAQWKSGMGTLRLRFDFNQPGVKEVTKIMAPATFSSGMSHINLYVILILASYIPQAASALQYAGLLIQTPLGILSNVILVPMLPIFSRLADPQDWDELKGRIRQGLLLTAITMLPLGAITIALAVPIVRVVYERGAFDRNASQLVSSLLVMYGIGMFVYLGRDVLIRVFYALGDGDTPFRISMVSIFFNIIFAYLFFKILGAPGLVLATVLVNIISMLLLFWMLDRKLHGLPWLEWSLPILALTGSSFLAGLASWGTLWGIQQVWIDDGFKEQLVQLCLAGGVGIGVFALIAMQMKLPEVDVFISRIRQKLGR, from the coding sequence GTGTCAAAATCAAACCCTTCTCGCTCTCTAGCTAGCATTGCTGGAATTGTTGCGGCGGCAACGTTAATTAGTAAAGTTTTTGGGTTGGTACGCACTCAGGCGATCGCGGCGGTGTTTGGTGTGGGTGTAGTTGCCGATGCTTTTAACTACGCTTATGTGATTCCTGGCTTTCTATTGGTGCTATTAGGCGGTATTAACGGGCCCTTTCATAGTGCTATTGTCAGCGTTTTAGCCAAACGCCCCAAATCGGAAGCTGCGCCTTTAGTAGAGACGGTGACAACTTTTGTCGGTGGGTTGCTGTTGCTAGTAACGATCGCCTTAATTTTCTTTGCGCCAGGAATTATTGACTTAGTAGCGCCGGGGTTAAATACTACACCGCACGGATTGGAAGTTCGGGGAATTGCGATCGGACAAATGCAAATCATGGCTCCAATGGCTCTGTTAGCGGGGTTAATTGGCATTGGCTTCGGGACATTGAATGCGGCTAACTTGTACTGGCTTCCATCGGTTAGCCCTTTATTTTCGAGCGTTACTGTAATTATTGGCTTGGGGGTTTTAGCGTGGCAATTAGGGGCAAAAGTTACAACTCCCGAATACGCAATGCTGGGGGGAGCGGTTTTAGCTTGGGGGACTTTAGCAGGAGCAGTTTTGCAGTGGTTAATCCAAGTCCCCGCACAATGGAAGTCAGGGATGGGGACTTTACGGCTGCGCTTTGATTTTAATCAGCCAGGAGTCAAGGAAGTTACAAAAATCATGGCTCCAGCAACGTTTTCGTCGGGTATGAGTCATATTAATCTATACGTGATTTTGATTTTAGCTTCCTATATTCCACAGGCGGCTTCAGCCTTACAATACGCGGGGTTATTAATTCAAACACCCTTGGGCATTCTTTCTAATGTGATATTAGTACCAATGCTGCCGATTTTTTCCCGACTTGCCGATCCTCAAGATTGGGATGAATTAAAAGGGCGCATCCGTCAGGGATTATTACTTACAGCAATAACTATGCTGCCTTTAGGAGCGATTACGATCGCCCTCGCTGTCCCTATTGTGCGCGTAGTATACGAGCGAGGAGCTTTCGATCGCAATGCGTCTCAATTGGTGTCCTCTTTACTGGTTATGTACGGGATTGGGATGTTTGTTTATCTTGGGCGCGATGTTTTAATTAGAGTATTTTATGCTTTGGGCGATGGCGATACGCCTTTTCGCATCAGTATGGTAAGCATATTTTTTAATATTATTTTTGCTTACTTATTTTTTAAAATCCTTGGCGCACCGGGCTTAGTTTTGGCAACGGTGCTAGTAAATATCATATCGATGCTGCTGTTATTTTGGATGCTAGATCGCAAACTGCACGGTTTACCCTGGCTTGAATGGAGTTTGCCTATTTTGGCTTTGACGGGAAGCAGCTTTTTAGCTGGTTTAGCTAGTTGGGGAACTCTTTGGGGAATACAGCAAGTTTGGATCGATGATGGATTCAAAGAGCAATTAGTACAGCTTTGTTTAGCTGGAGGAGTGGGAATTGGCGTTTTTGCTCTAATTGCGATGCAGATGAAGTTACCAGAAGTTGATGTTTTTATATCTAGAATCCGCCAAAAACTCGGTAGGTAG
- the ccmS gene encoding beta-carboxysome assembly chaperone CcmS produces the protein MFSSPQLDGKENNWRYQLNKFVKANQRELAALSWGFWLAKGDSQDTLGIDLKPTPHFISCPKAELEKLNQNVDNHIQEILGVIDGYKADKEVVIIAIGNSQIKLIQFQSEPPPSLCYDEIAADIDTLVQLLEQRMLEQIKD, from the coding sequence GTGTTTAGCAGCCCCCAACTTGATGGTAAAGAAAATAACTGGCGATACCAATTAAATAAATTTGTTAAAGCCAATCAACGAGAATTGGCGGCTTTGTCTTGGGGTTTTTGGCTGGCAAAAGGCGATAGTCAAGATACTTTAGGTATCGATCTTAAACCAACACCGCATTTTATTTCTTGCCCAAAAGCGGAGTTAGAAAAGCTCAATCAAAATGTGGATAACCACATCCAAGAAATTTTAGGTGTAATTGATGGCTATAAAGCCGATAAAGAAGTCGTTATTATTGCGATCGGCAATAGTCAAATTAAGCTAATTCAATTTCAAAGTGAACCGCCGCCATCCCTTTGTTACGACGAAATTGCTGCCGATATTGACACTTTAGTTCAGTTACTAGAACAGAGAATGCTTGAGCAAATCAAAGACTAA
- the cysE gene encoding serine O-acetyltransferase, whose protein sequence is MLSTLLADFRIIFERDPAARNWLEVLFFYPGFQAIVFHRIAHWLYHLGVPFIPRLISFIARFITGIEIHPGAIIGKSFFIDHGMGVVIGETAIVGDYALIYQGVTLGGTGKESGKRHPTLGDNVVVGAGSKVLGNIEVGSNVRIGAGSVVLRSVPSNCTVVGVPGRIIYRAGVRVDPLEHGSLPDSEAEVIRALLDRIEALEQQVDNLHHQQLSSHEAILEAKDVSAAIVSSCQIRDKAIQEFFDGSGI, encoded by the coding sequence GTGCTATCTACACTGCTAGCTGATTTTCGCATTATATTTGAGCGCGATCCTGCTGCCCGTAACTGGCTAGAAGTTTTATTTTTCTACCCTGGTTTCCAAGCAATTGTGTTTCACCGCATTGCTCACTGGCTTTACCATCTTGGCGTTCCGTTTATTCCCCGTTTGATTTCTTTTATTGCTCGGTTTATAACAGGGATTGAAATTCACCCTGGCGCAATTATTGGCAAAAGTTTTTTTATCGATCATGGGATGGGAGTTGTGATTGGTGAAACGGCAATTGTGGGCGACTACGCACTAATTTATCAAGGTGTCACCCTTGGCGGTACAGGCAAAGAAAGCGGTAAGCGTCACCCAACTTTAGGGGATAACGTTGTAGTTGGTGCTGGCTCTAAAGTATTAGGCAATATAGAAGTTGGCAGCAATGTTAGAATTGGTGCGGGTTCTGTCGTACTGCGAAGTGTCCCTTCTAACTGCACCGTAGTCGGCGTACCGGGTAGAATTATTTATCGTGCGGGAGTGAGAGTAGATCCCCTCGAACACGGTAGTTTACCAGATTCCGAGGCGGAGGTTATTCGCGCTTTGCTAGATCGCATCGAAGCATTAGAACAACAAGTAGACAACCTGCATCATCAACAATTGTCTTCTCACGAGGCAATCTTAGAAGCAAAAGATGTCTCGGCGGCAATTGTTTCTAGCTGTCAAATTAGAGATAAGGCAATTCAAGAGTTTTTTGATGGATCGGGTATTTAG